In the Dermacentor albipictus isolate Rhodes 1998 colony unplaced genomic scaffold, USDA_Dalb.pri_finalv2 scaffold_19, whole genome shotgun sequence genome, one interval contains:
- the LOC139052126 gene encoding uncharacterized protein, protein MAMMPVDVRRWRHSSDYVCEMTPRIGRLRGYLLFLVGSSPGLCSPANELISNLRCLPMIRSHPRVNLAKSCSANAADSGFFLSERPPCNKSLRVNNIELREGRLAAACLCRGVVPAAYNLQRRHSFVLVHWLLMDCRSINFVELCEWHMSPNQLLFRNEFQLRRKLRHAKLCHHLLDDYPARNLTDSLRYSVAALNMLETGSVRFSSVGFHEASEMPDRFPAMRVLVFLHNRSDVSDGEALIRCCATHRSQREIHVDKVIKVVNCCYVLSQLVSRSAVIEKLVASRCAPGKHSTPHVFVTLPGSRAIIDRCELLGKLETQNVEENDADVPNISSELRVSANGKTPIVSCSAASPGLQFSVAPDIWHNATLAEIYISGYLVYVDILRESAIEENATFKKLTLSQTCLSGGGGLGLADAQSGYWMLELRSLGTVMQTGRRNFWTEVGERDLRRSAEFSGCDAVTDDLIDCLQCLTKVSHATFEPPVFLPRSGYQELSHGLYYGNANISGLVVRMCRVIDHNVTVLLSTVFAEWRYPPGRRAGLRHADLSSRDAAQSYRQEPQPLLPPPWRLGVRPPRGDRLK, encoded by the exons ATGGCGATGATGCCGGTGGACGTGAGGCGATGGCGACACTCCAGCGACTAC GTTTGCGAGATGACACCACGGATAGGCCGCCTACGAGGGTACCTCTTGTTCTTGGTCGGCAGCAGTCCGGGCCTCTGCTCGCCGGCGAACGAGCTCATTTCGAACCTTCGCTGCCTGCCAATGATCCGGAGCCATCCCCGGGTGAACCTAGCCAAGTCGtgctcagccaacgcggccgacAGCGGCTTCTTCCTTTCGGAGCGGCCCCCGTGCAACAAATCCCTGCGGGTCAACAACATCGAGCTGCGGGAAGGACGGCTCGCCGCGGCTTGCCTGTGCAGAGGCGTTGTTCCTGCAGCATACAACTTGCAGCGCAGGCACTCGTTCGTGCTGGTCCACTGGCTGCTGATGGACTGTCGCTCCATCAACTTCGTGGAGCTCTGCGAGTGGCACATGTCTCCAAATCAGCTTCTGTTCCGGAACGAGTTCCAACTGCGCCGAAAACTTCGGCACGCCAAGCTCTGCCACCACCTGCTGGATGACTACCCGGCTAGGAATCTGACTGACTCGCTCCGCTACTCGGTGGCCGCGCTAAACATGCTGGAGACGGGGAGCGTTCGATTTTCGAGCGTCGGCTTTCACGAGGCGAGTGAAATGCCCGACAGGTTCCCGGCGATGCGCGTGCTCGTCTTCCTTCACAACAGGAGCGACGTTTCCGATGGTGAGGCGCTGATACGCTGCTGTGCCACGCATCGTAGTCAGCGCGAGATCCACGTCGACAAGGTGATCAAAGTGGTCAACTGCTGCTATGTGCTGTCCCAACTGGTGTCCCGTAGCGCGGTCATCGAGAAGCTCGTCGCGAGCCGCTGTGCACCGGGTAAACACAGTACGCCCCACGTGTTCGTGACGCTCCCGGGTTCTCGTGCTATCATAGATCGGTGCGAGCTGCTCGGAAAGTTGGAGACGCAGAACGTCGAAGAGAACGACGCAGACGTCCCGAACATATCCAGCGAACTGAGAGTCAGCGCGAACGGGAAGACACCGATCGTCTCATGCTCCGCCGCCTCCCCGGGCCTCCAGTTCTCGGTCGCGCCTGATATTTGGCACAATGCGACGCTCGCCGAAATTTATATCAGCGGTTATTTGGTATACGTTGACATCTTGCGAGAGAGCGCGATCGAGGAAAATGCGACGTTCAAGAAGCTAACACTCAGCCAGACGTGTCTTAGCGGTGGTGGCGGCTTGGGGCTTGCAGATGCCCAGTCGGGGTACTGGATGCTGGAGCTGCGGAGCCTCGGCACGGTGATGCAGACGGGACGGCGTAATTTCTGGACGGAAGTCGGCGAGAGAGACCTGAGACGCAGTGCAGAGTTCAGTGGCTGCGATGCTGTGACCGATGACCTGATCGATTGTCTGCAGTGCCTCACCAAGGTCTCGCACGCCACATTTGAACCACCCGTTTTTCTGCCCCGGTCTGGGTACCAGGAACTCAGTCACGGATTATACTACGGAAACGCCAACATCTCGGGTCTCGTGGTTCGGATGTGTCGAGTGATCGACCATAACGTGACCGTCCTGCTGTCCACGGTGTTCGCCGAATGGCGCTACCCCCCGGGACGCAGAGCTGGCCTTCGCCACGCAGACCTCTCAAGCCGGGACGCAGCGCAGAGCTATCGGCAAGAGCCCCAGCCTCTGCTCCCTCCTCCTTGGCGGCTGGGCGTTCGACCACCGCGTGGCGACCGCCTTAAGTGA